A part of Deinococcus aquaedulcis genomic DNA contains:
- a CDS encoding type II toxin-antitoxin system VapB family antitoxin: MATNLHIDPDLLERAQAIGGHRTKRETVNEALAEYIAHREQLKVLQLFGTVAAEDMRTDEEQRAQRKRA, from the coding sequence ATGGCGACGAATCTGCACATTGACCCGGACTTGCTGGAGCGGGCCCAGGCCATCGGCGGCCACCGCACCAAGCGCGAAACCGTGAATGAAGCCCTGGCTGAGTACATTGCCCACCGGGAACAGTTGAAGGTGCTGCAGCTGTTCGGCACCGTGGCCGCAGAGGACATGCGGACGGACGAGGAACAGCGGGCGCAGCGCAAACGGGCATGA